TTCTCGGACAGAAGAAAAGTCGTAGACTGGAGAAATCAGGAGAGGCGCATGGACAGGCAATATCGAACCTACACGAAGGAGTTCAAGCGGGATGCACTGGAGCTGTGGGAAAGCAGCGGCAAGAGTGCGTCGCAAGTGGAACGCGAGCTAGGGATCACCAAGGGACTGCTGCTGAAGTGGCGAGACCGGTATCAGGTGACACGGCAAGCAGGCCAGAGCGAGTTGGCGCCGAGTGATCTGGCCGCATCACAGCAGGAAGTGCGACGATTGCGGCGAGCGCTGGCCATCGCCGAGCAAGAACGAGACATCCTAAAAAAAGCGGTGAGCATCTTCAGCAAGCTGGAGCGGTGAAGTATGCCTTCATCGCCGCGCACTGTGGCGAGTACCCGGTGCGGCGGATGTGCCAGGTGCTGAAGGTATCGCCGAGCGGCTACTACGACTGGCGCAAGCGCCCACGCAGTCAACGCCAGCAAGCGAACGACGGTCTGCTGGGCGCGATTGAGCGCGCGTATGAAACGAGCCGCCAGACGTATGGCAGCCCGCGGATTCACGCCGCGTTGAAGCAGCAAGGGCTGTGCGTGAGCCGGAAGCGCGTCGCGCGCCTGATGCAGCAGCACGATCTTGTCGGAAAAGGGTCGCGTCGCAGGCCGCCCCACACCACGCAGCGCGAGGTCGACGCACCGGTTGCGCCGAACCGGCTGGCCCAGCACTTCACGGCCAGCCAGCCGGACGAGATCTGGCTGGGCGACATCACCTACCTCGATACATACGAGGGCTGGCTGTATCTCGCCCTGGTGATGGACCTGTTCAGTCGCAGGGTTGTGGGCTGGGCCATGGCACCCCATCTGCGTGCGACGTTGGTCGAGCAAGCCCTGCGCATGGCGTTGGGCTGGCGGCTGCCGCTGACGTCCCTGCTGCATCACTCTGACCGGGGCAGCCAGTACACCAGTCATCTCGTCCAGACCCTGCTGGCTGATCATCACATCCAGGTCAGCATGAGTGGCGCGGGCTGCTGCTACGACA
This window of the Aggregatilinea lenta genome carries:
- a CDS encoding transposase, with protein sequence MDRQYRTYTKEFKRDALELWESSGKSASQVERELGITKGLLLKWRDRYQVTRQAGQSELAPSDLAASQQEVRRLRRALAIAEQERDILKKAVSIFSKLER
- a CDS encoding IS3 family transposase, with translation MKYAFIAAHCGEYPVRRMCQVLKVSPSGYYDWRKRPRSQRQQANDGLLGAIERAYETSRQTYGSPRIHAALKQQGLCVSRKRVARLMQQHDLVGKGSRRRPPHTTQREVDAPVAPNRLAQHFTASQPDEIWLGDITYLDTYEGWLYLALVMDLFSRRVVGWAMAPHLRATLVEQALRMALGWRLPLTSLLHHSDRGSQYTSHLVQTLLADHHIQVSMSGAGCCYDNAPMESFIGTLKTECAAGPFATHALARQAIFEYIEVWYNRQRLHSSLDYTSPALFERRFYDTFPVR